DNA from Vitis vinifera cultivar Pinot Noir 40024 chromosome 19, ASM3070453v1:
ctTTTATATTAATCTTCATGTAGTAATTTATTggtttatgaattttttttctttcacaatgatattttttcaattttgtcaCTAGGTAAGTAgattataaattatgttttacttaatttatagtttaaattatttaatggatattttaatttttaaaaataatttagaattcaaattaaaaaaactgatccatttaattataattaaatcaaaatattttaaaatattatgttcgtaattgattattaaatgtgTACATACAATGAAATTTTgacttctttaaaaaaattgaatttgatttggtattcattttaaataaaatattattaataattgatatgttttaaattattacatttttaagaaaaaaaaattacaaaagatgttaatattcatatatttctaacatatactaaatagtactattatatatataatttattattttattataatattattattcatattttattaaaaattatttatttttaaattacaaaactattttttatttttaataatattggcactaaatttaattaatattatataaattgaactgataatccttttataaaattaaaatagaaaaattattttaaaattcatttatctaaatacattttttattttttattttttattattaaaaacaatatgcCAAAAAGCAATATAAGTTGAAACGTGTTTTtagtgtaaattcaattttattttttttaacatgtatcattgatatgaaaaatataaaaaatctctctttaataaatacttttcaaaGTGACAAAAAGTGGCCATAGATTTACAGATCGTTTTGTACCGATCACCACTCCCACAGAAAGCTCATGCTGTCCACGAACATTTCAACCAGGTATTAGCTGAATGCATGCCCATTGAAAACCACCAGGAGAATCGCAATTTCCAACTGGCAGATCATCACGTCAATGCAATCATAAAGGTTACGCCAATAAGATGAACAGTCTTTacttttctgttttttctgttccttttcaataatctttttaattatgaatgCATGCATTTCTTGGTTTCTTGGTATACTGCTTTATTCATCCATCCCTCAAATTGCGAGAAAATCAGTCCATTTGTGCGTTATCTTGCCATGAATAACTATGATAGCTTCATGTGGACGGTTGACACTCCACCCAGTATGTCACAAGGCTAAAGGGTCTTGTTTGGTTGGAGAGAAAGTGTTGGGAAATGGAAGGAACCAAAATCTTTGAACACGGCATGGTCTCAAATTTTGGGGGTTCCTCAAGAATAAGATTACTTGTTTggttctgttttttcttcgttTTCTGTGGAATCAAATAGAGGAGGTGAAAAATTCTGTTCTCAGTAATattcttgtttgattttttatgttCTTTCACTTCTTTGTACAGAGAAAGCTGGACAATATTGTGAAAGGAAATCTCAAACCTTTTGCTATCTGCTGTCTGAAAAATATTGCTTCCAAGGATGAGGGACAACACCTTTTTGGTAAGATTAATTCTACAAATTCTGATAAGTTACTCGGAAATTAAACCAGTAATTAGTCTCTTTATTCGTCTATAGTTTTTCTTCCCACTTTTCTTTTCCATGATCTTGcagagaaaatggagaaaagttgggttttaattagattttaaggtttgagatttttttttgtgccctacattttttaatcaataaagagTTTGATTATAGTGGCAGATATGGAGTTCAGTATGTTCAGGCCATCCAAAGTAACACCATCACTGCTTCGTGGTGCCCAAACCTTTGCTTTCTGGGTTGCAAACCAAGAAAATATAATCTTtaggtttcttttcttttctcagtAACCAAATGGACATTGCAGGAGGGTGGACATCAATGCATGAAGGAGCTAGTGGCAAAGTATAAAGGGGAGGTGGTTATGGGCCCAGAAGCACAAAAACCAGACAGACCACCTGGTCCTCTTGGCAGTACACCACCACCTAGTCGTCCTGCTGGCAGCGCACCACCACCCGGTCCTCCTGGAAGCGCACCACCCCCTAGTCCTGCTGTCATCGGACCAGCAACGGATCCCCCTGGCAGTGCACCACCACCTGGTCCTCCTGGAAGTGCACCACCACCTGGTCCTCCTGGAAGTGCACCACCACCTAGTCCTGTTGGCAGCACACCACCACCCAGTCCTCCTGGAACCACACCGCCACTTAGTCCTGCTGTCAGCGGACCATCAACTGATCCCCATGGCAGCGCACCACCAACTGATCCTCCTGGGAGCGCTGCACCACCACCTGGTAGTCCCGGTTCACCACCACTTGGTCTTCCTCCAAGACCACCTCGTCGTACTAGTGCAGCAACACCCGGTAATCTTATGCCTAGACCACATGGTCGTCCACTTGGTTTTCCACATAGACGTGGTGGTTCTGGTCCCTCACGACTTGGTCTTCCGCTTAGACCACCCCGTAATCCTGGTGGTCCTGGGGCACCACCACCAGATCTTCCGCCGCTACCTCCAGCTATTCATCTTCCCCCTCCGCCTAGATCTCCACCTTATCCTATTATTTGTATGACTACACCTCTACCAACACTATACATTGGGGAAAAGCCACCACCATATTATCCACCAAAATCAACTGCACCAAACAGTGGCGGAGCATCAAGCTCAGGGACAAAAGGAGAGAGTCAAGGAGCATTAAGCTCAGAGACAACGGGAGGGAGTGAAGGAACATCAAGCTCTGTCACACAGAGTTCATCAAGCGAGGGAGATAAAGGCTGCTTTCCCATTCCTAAGGAGCCGGGCTGCTGCATACTCTAGACTGCTTGTTACTCGTCAATGTTTCAAACCCCCTTTTACAGTGGACTTTGTTTTTAGATGAAATGATTGAATATATAGCATGGTCAGACTTGTGTAGGAAAACAATTCcttcttatttcttttgaatAACTGTGTACATGAATGTATAGAAactaaatacaataaaaaaaattacccatATATTCAGCGTCAGTAAATCTTGAAATAAACCGTGGTCAAGGTTTACACGAATAGTATACATACTCTAGGACCAGGCTGAACtgcaaattgaaattaaagattCAGAGTTTCAATCACAGTGCTGTCTGGAAAACATTCATTCAATCATAAGCAACTGAAAACCACTTGAGCTCATAAGTCCCCGTTTTCTATGCACCCAAACAAATAAGTGGCCTAATGTTCatattttagattcaaaaaacTACGAAAATTGTCACCCAAGGAAAGTAATTTTCAACACATGTAGCACATTCCAGTCCCGGATGATTTTGAAACCTAGATACTGCCTTTGAGTAGACACCAACCAGGACACTCAGTTATCAACATTTATGCAATATTTGCTCCCACTTTACAATATACCATTTCAATTGATGATCCGGCAAAATGTTGATCAAATCTGGTCAGACAGAAACAAGTAATGGGTACAAAATTTTTCATGAATGACATTCCGGCCTTTTTTAAGTTGTTATTCccacaatttaattaaaaaagaattcaGAAATAGTCATAAGCCCAAAAAACCATGACCCTATTTCCAGAGAACTGCATTTTAAGAAACTCATAAGTACTGCAAAGCAAAGGGTAAAGAGTTTTATCACACCACCCGGCCAGTGCTGTCTTCAGTCATTCTACAGGCAACAACCATAAGCAAGTACCACTGAGATTCCAGAAACTCACAGCATCTTGCAAATGTCGACAATCTTTCATGTCACTCAACTGCTCagtctctcaaagaaatataaatatccCATATCCTTGGGGGGATTAATAGAAGCCCCAACCTTGTCATCGTTGAAAATAACCCACCTTCCATCCTTGTATATATGAGCAACATAGTGACCACACTGGGTT
Protein-coding regions in this window:
- the LOC104877569 gene encoding uncharacterized protein LOC104877569, translated to MGLKRLKLEIAILQVVFNGHAFSRYHHEVFVGIGAKDGNSSSLSLTSYPEFGFSVLRKLDNIVKGNLKPFAICCLKNIASKDEGQHLFVTKWTLQEGGHQCMKELVAKYKGEVVMGPEAQKPDRPPGPLGSTPPPSRPAGSAPPPGPPGSAPPPSPAVIGPATDPPGSAPPPGPPGSAPPPGPPGSAPPPSPVGSTPPPSPPGTTPPLSPAVSGPSTDPHGSAPPTDPPGSAAPPPGSPGSPPLGLPPRPPRRTSAATPGNLMPRPHGRPLGFPHRRGGSGPSRLGLPLRPPRNPGGPGAPPPDLPPLPPAIHLPPPPRSPPYPIICMTTPLPTLYIGEKPPPYYPPKSTAPNSGGASSSGTKGESQGALSSETTGGSEGTSSSVTQSSSSEGDKGCFPIPKEPGCCIL